The genomic interval AGTTCTCTGATATAGATCTCCGTGCCATAACAAAATCTGAACATTATCCGGTTCCAGCCTCAGCGCGGTTGAGAACGCCTCGTTTGCCTCGTGATATGCGCCGAGTTGCTTTGCTGCCTGGGCTCCGATCGCAAGGCCTCTGGCCGTAGTGAATCCACCTTGCCTTAAGCGACTGTTAATGATGGAGTACAGGCGGTTTGCCTGACGGGAATTTCCGCGAAGGCGATGCAGATCGGCCAGTTCCAGCCCCGCACGCCAATAGTCATTTCTGGATTGAATGGCCGTGATGTACGCGTCCTCTGCCCCATCCCAGTTCCCCAGCGCCATGTGAATACGGCCGATTGCATAGTTCACATACTCCGGCTGAGAGGAATTGCGCAGTAGCTGCTGCGCTCTGCGAAGCCCTGACTCATGATTGCCGGTCTGCAGATAGGTTTCGAAGTACCCTTCAATGTTCACACCATACAGGCTGTCCGCAAAGGCTTCGCGCGCCTCGCTGTATTGTCCTACATTTAAAAGGTCCTCTCCATTCTGCGCCTGGGACACTACGGAGGTACCTCCCAGAAGAATCACAAGGAGAGTGAAAGTCCGCATTAGCGCCGGTTCGGTACGCTGTGGGATTCTTCAATGCTTTCCAGACGCACTTGGATGTCGGCGCGAGACAGCCAGTTCCCCCGAACCATCACCCCAGACAACTCCTTCAATTTAGCCAGATCGTCTAGGGGATTTCCGTCCACCAGAATCAGATCGGCCCGGGACCCTTCACTGATTGTACCGAAGGTATCCTTATGGGCAAGGTATTCACCTACTGCGCGTGTGCCTGAATCAAGAATCGCATAGTTCGACATGCCGGCATCCACCATACGCTTAAGCTCACGATGCAGAGAGAACCCCGGTACGCTGAAAAGCTGGGGAGAATCCGTCCCCATGAGAATTCGGACTTCCGACTCATTGAGTGCACGCAATACCCGCATCCGGGTACGAATCAACTCGAGGGCGGCAGCTCTGTCATACCCCGGATTACGCTGTCGCTCTTCAACCGCCCGAAACCAGTAATCAACCACCGTGCGCGGCATATACTTGAGTTCGTCGTATGCACGGAGATCCTCCAGATCAATCGTCCCGTACAGAACTTCCCAAAACGCCATGGTAGGCACGATCCAGGCACCTTTTTCCTTGGTGAGTGCAATGGCTTCCTCAAGCATCTCGTCTTCTGGACGATTCTGTGAACGAAGATATTCAACATATCCATCGACATGATCAAACGTCTCCTGGTCCATATTTAATGCGTGGATCAGGCCTACATCCGCAGGCACATGCCCGCCAAAACGAATCCCCTCTTCCGCTGCTGTGCGCGCCATCGCATCAAATTCATCTTTCGTCAGGCCTGGATGCACCTTCAACAGATCCCATCCTTCCGCCACCTGCGACCGAGCCATTGCAACGGCCTGCTCCGGTGAGTTCACCGAACTGCCATTAAAGCTAGGCCCCGCAAGATACAGGTTTGGCGCAATCAGTTCACTGTTGTTGGCACGCTGCCGAAGCTCCAATTGTCCCTCCGCCCCAAGCATTCCTCGGACCGTGGTGATACCATTGGCCACGTACAGGAACAGCACATCTTCGGTGTATTGTTCCGGCTCATCTGGTCGTGGTATATGGCCATGCATTTCTGCGAGCCCAGGCATCAGGAACTTCCCCGTCCCATCAATAACATTGGCACCACTGGGAACCTCAACCTCCGCTCCAATCGATCGAATCCGATCCCCTTCAACCACCACCGTATGCGCAGCTAAGACCTGATCGCGATCCATGGGAAGGACCATCACGTTGGTAAATGCGGTAATATCCTGTGCTTGAGCCAAGCTGCAGATAAAAAGACCGAGAAAGAAATAGATGCCTGTTTGCGTTTTCATGGTGCTACAATGGAGAATGCGTTGCGGTTAATCGGTTTACTTCCAAGCACTACATAGTGTCTCGTAGTGATGTGGGGGACGTTCCCCACAGCGCGACTACTTATTGTCTCATTCACTAAACCAATCGAATAATGCCTAGATGAATTTTTTGTCATCGTAATGCTTGTACCAGCCCTACTTTGTCACACAGATTCGATACTTAACATAGCAGTTTTTGTCTAAAACTTCCATTGTTGGTACCTTCTTGATATAGTCCTGTCGGCGAGCACAATACCTGAGAATAGATCAGTTGCCAAGAAGATCGCAACCTTCCTGCAAATCAGCACCTCCAAACTCGTCCTCTATGCACACCCGAAACTCACGGAGGGAGGCGAGTTCTCTGGCGACCAAAGATGGAACACGCTCCTTGTGTTTCAGATCCGGTGCGACACACATAGCACCGATTCCTGAAAGTCGGTCCCTAAGCCACGTGATCTCTATGCCCGGCGGAAGACACTTCCTGCGCCGCTGATACTTACCCAGAAGTGCAAGCACGAGGGCAGGGCCTCCCGTTCGGCAACGGCTATATTGCTTCCGCTTGGATTTTCAATCCCTTGGCCACATCATTGAAACCGCGCCGCATATAGCCGGCAAAACAGCAGTACACGATTGGCGCGAGTAATCCCGTCAATTTGTCAATGTTGTAATAGCGACAACTTGTATTGTCAACATGTTCGAGGTGCTGCTCTCGTTTTGCGAACAGTAGCCAGTGAGCTCCGAATTTCTTTTCCCAAGCAATAAGACGGGGTTTTTCGAAAGCGCAGAGACGTTCGGTGATTCCAAACTTGATGGGCCCCATCCTTACCAGAAGATTTATGGGAGATCCAATCGCAAAATCTGTCTGGATCTTTGACGTAAACGGATTCCATTCGCCATATTTTCGAGTATCAGTCAGAACAGTCCAAACTACCTCGTTGGAGGCGTTGATGTCAACTGGATTGGTACGAATTATAAATTCCCGAGAGATCATGAGTTTGCAGTCAGGTGACAGTCTTGAGCCAGGCTTCCGACTGGTTCCACAGCATTTTCGCGGCGGACATCTGTCTGGCCTGTTCGCTTGGTCTGGCAATCTTGCAGCGCTCGTAGTAACATCCGCCATGTAGCGCAGGAGTGCTAGAGCACATTACCACGGTTTGTGCCCCATATTTCCGGTGCAACAATACCAATGATGTCATGGCAGAACTCATGCGGTTCAAGGTGCTGCCGATTCGTCCAGTCATCGGCTTCATTTGTGTAAGGTTCGTGTGAACGGACCCAGGATGTAGTGCTACGGATCGCAGATTGAATTCCTTCGAAAACTGTCGGTTGATCTCGACTGAAAGATGGATGAGTGCCAGTTTCGACGTCCCGTACGCATTCCAGGAATGGTAGCGTTTCGTACTATCGAATAAGTCCTCATTACTCACGCTGTCATGTAGATGAGAGGATACGTTTATCACCCGAGCATCGCCGTCTTCCAAGCCACTCTGTTTTAGACATGGGAGCAGCAGATTCGTCAGATGGAAGGGTCCTAAATAGTTGGTTCTCCAGTGAATTTCGAAGCCATCCTTGGTCAGGGGCGGCTTTCGTCGTGGACGGAAGATATTCTTGTGGATACCCGCGTTGTTAACCAAAACATGAAGCTTTCCGTCATACTCGCGAAGAAACCAGGTTGCAAAACTGGAAGTGCTCTTCACATCACACAGGTCA from Rhodothermaceae bacterium carries:
- a CDS encoding amidohydrolase family protein — translated: MKTQTGIYFFLGLFICSLAQAQDITAFTNVMVLPMDRDQVLAAHTVVVEGDRIRSIGAEVEVPSGANVIDGTGKFLMPGLAEMHGHIPRPDEPEQYTEDVLFLYVANGITTVRGMLGAEGQLELRQRANNSELIAPNLYLAGPSFNGSSVNSPEQAVAMARSQVAEGWDLLKVHPGLTKDEFDAMARTAAEEGIRFGGHVPADVGLIHALNMDQETFDHVDGYVEYLRSQNRPEDEMLEEAIALTKEKGAWIVPTMAFWEVLYGTIDLEDLRAYDELKYMPRTVVDYWFRAVEERQRNPGYDRAAALELIRTRMRVLRALNESEVRILMGTDSPQLFSVPGFSLHRELKRMVDAGMSNYAILDSGTRAVGEYLAHKDTFGTISEGSRADLILVDGNPLDDLAKLKELSGVMVRGNWLSRADIQVRLESIEESHSVPNRR
- a CDS encoding SRPBCC domain-containing protein — encoded protein: MADVTTSAARLPDQANRPDRCPPRKCCGTSRKPGSRLSPDCKLMISREFIIRTNPVDINASNEVVWTVLTDTRKYGEWNPFTSKIQTDFAIGSPINLLVRMGPIKFGITERLCAFEKPRLIAWEKKFGAHWLLFAKREQHLEHVDNTSCRYYNIDKLTGLLAPIVYCCFAGYMRRGFNDVAKGLKIQAEAI
- a CDS encoding SDR family NAD(P)-dependent oxidoreductase, with the protein product MPHTFAKSVRHLWLLCMRKPMAERVDMSGRTVIVTGASPNSIGYETAKILASWGAHVIVTSLHDAETTETCLKNDLQRTGADGNIMARTLDLCDVKSTSSFATWFLREYDGKLHVLVNNAGIHKNIFRPRRKPPLTKDGFEIHWRTNYLGPFHLTNLLLPCLKQSGLEDGDARVINVSSHLHDSVSNEDLFDSTKRYHSWNAYGTSKLALIHLSVEINRQFSKEFNLRSVALHPGSVHTNLTQMKPMTGRIGSTLNRMSSAMTSLVLLHRKYGAQTVVMCSSTPALHGGCYYERCKIARPSEQARQMSAAKMLWNQSEAWLKTVT